One window from the genome of Brachyspira sp. SAP_772 encodes:
- the aroB gene encoding 3-dehydroquinate synthase: MNKVNININNDVKINYDILVRSGLIKESGKLVKEVLRGKRALIVTDDIVDKLYTETVKESLEKENIITSVCVLQNGETNKNIESIYNIYSSLAKNELSRKDIIIALGGGVIGDMVGYAAATWMRGIDFVQIPTTLLACVDSSVGGKTGINIKEGKNLVGAFHSPKLVVMDSDVLNTLPKREFNAGMAEVIKHAFLFDKKLLEYLENNNSFDMDFILKRNCELKGHIVEIDYKEKKERMFLNFGHTIGHSVENAAGYGVLLHGEAVAIGVIFAIEYGIKKAITKDKSILERAKNIFAKFSLPTEIPTNINLKDAIKLDKKRSNDEINFVFLEDIEKPLINKVSINDIIDFL; encoded by the coding sequence ATGAATAAAGTTAATATAAATATAAACAACGATGTAAAAATTAATTATGATATTTTAGTTAGAAGCGGACTTATAAAAGAAAGCGGCAAATTGGTAAAAGAAGTACTTAGAGGAAAGAGGGCTTTAATAGTTACTGATGATATAGTTGATAAACTCTATACTGAAACGGTAAAAGAAAGTTTAGAGAAAGAAAATATCATCACTTCTGTATGCGTACTTCAAAATGGGGAAACTAATAAAAACATAGAGAGCATTTATAATATATATTCATCTCTTGCAAAAAATGAGTTAAGCCGAAAGGATATAATAATAGCATTAGGAGGCGGCGTTATAGGAGATATGGTAGGGTATGCTGCTGCCACTTGGATGAGAGGAATTGATTTTGTGCAGATACCTACTACACTTCTTGCTTGCGTTGATTCTTCTGTGGGCGGAAAGACTGGAATTAATATAAAAGAAGGTAAAAATTTAGTAGGTGCTTTTCATAGCCCTAAGCTTGTTGTAATGGATAGTGATGTTTTAAATACGCTTCCAAAGAGAGAGTTTAATGCTGGTATGGCTGAAGTTATTAAGCATGCATTTTTATTTGATAAAAAACTTCTTGAATATTTAGAAAATAATAATAGTTTTGATATGGATTTTATTCTTAAGAGAAACTGTGAATTAAAAGGCCATATAGTAGAGATTGATTATAAAGAGAAAAAAGAGAGAATGTTTTTAAACTTTGGTCATACTATTGGGCATAGTGTAGAAAATGCTGCTGGTTATGGGGTATTGCTTCATGGTGAGGCTGTTGCTATAGGAGTGATTTTTGCTATAGAGTATGGAATAAAAAAAGCTATAACTAAAGATAAAAGTATATTAGAAAGAGCTAAAAATATATTTGCTAAATTTTCTCTTCCTACTGAAATACCAACTAATATTAACTTAAAAGATGCAATTAAATTAGATAAAAAAAGAAGCAATGATGAAATTAATTTTGTGTTTTTAGAAGATATAGAAAAACCTCTAATAAATAAAGTAAGCATTAATGATATAATAGATTTTTTATAA
- a CDS encoding OPT family oligopeptide transporter, with translation MSIKEEARKLSKNAYGGIKGEDYVPFIPATTVMPEMTGYSIILGVILAIIFAAANTYLGLKVGLTISAGIPGAILATGVFKALFKRNNILEANFAASLTAVGESIAGGIIFILPALILFGMGLSIFTVIIVTIIGGFMGCFFITPVRKYLIVEEHGSLVYPEAMAQAEVLVIGSEGGKGFKYMITGIIAGVGYKLLSGGFGFWKESATYIIKPYEKTMLGVDTLASLLGVGFIIGLETSSLMFAGGIVAWLGLIPIIKYFGSLINTPIFPSTTLISEMSAQEVWGSYIRYIGAGAVAMGGFISLARSLPTIIDSFKKSIAGMGEKGGNDNHDRINQDAPIIWLITAAIFGFLATWLVPIIGGGILGGILAVIFCFFFAVVSARMVGVIGASNNPVSGMTIATLLIVATAFKLTGNIGEEGIRMSLVVCGVVCVSTATAGGVAQSLKSTFIIGGSPKNIQIGMFIALCVASVGAAATVILMQTAYGIGSEAVPAPQATLMKLIVEGIMTAQLPWTLVIIGASIAVFCALAKLPILPVALGLYLPITLTTTIFIGGIVRKLVEMKFKDKEEEKTEAVEKGILLASGLVAGDAITGIFIGVMAALNIAINFGSKIVPQSNAITFIIFILFAAWIYKYSVSKDKK, from the coding sequence ATGTCTATTAAAGAAGAGGCTAGAAAGCTATCAAAAAATGCTTATGGAGGGATAAAGGGTGAGGATTATGTACCTTTTATACCTGCTACCACAGTAATGCCTGAGATGACAGGTTACTCTATAATACTTGGTGTTATATTGGCTATAATTTTTGCAGCTGCCAACACTTATTTAGGATTAAAAGTAGGTCTTACAATATCTGCTGGTATACCCGGTGCTATACTTGCTACTGGTGTATTTAAAGCTTTATTTAAAAGAAACAATATATTAGAAGCTAATTTTGCAGCATCACTTACTGCGGTTGGTGAATCTATTGCTGGCGGTATAATATTTATTTTGCCTGCTTTAATATTATTTGGTATGGGGCTTTCAATATTTACCGTAATAATTGTTACTATTATTGGCGGATTTATGGGTTGTTTCTTCATTACACCTGTAAGAAAATATTTGATAGTAGAAGAGCATGGTTCTTTAGTTTATCCTGAAGCTATGGCTCAAGCTGAAGTATTAGTAATAGGCTCTGAGGGCGGTAAAGGTTTTAAGTATATGATTACTGGTATCATTGCTGGTGTTGGATACAAACTTTTATCTGGAGGCTTTGGTTTTTGGAAAGAGAGTGCTACTTATATAATTAAGCCTTATGAAAAAACTATGCTTGGAGTTGATACTTTAGCTTCGCTTCTTGGTGTAGGTTTTATTATTGGGCTTGAAACTTCATCATTAATGTTTGCTGGCGGTATAGTTGCTTGGCTTGGTCTTATACCTATAATTAAATATTTTGGAAGTTTAATTAACACTCCAATATTTCCTTCTACTACTTTAATATCAGAGATGTCTGCCCAGGAAGTTTGGGGTAGTTATATAAGATATATTGGTGCTGGTGCTGTTGCTATGGGAGGTTTCATTTCTTTAGCAAGATCACTTCCTACAATTATAGATTCTTTCAAAAAATCTATAGCTGGTATGGGTGAGAAGGGCGGTAATGATAATCATGACAGAATTAATCAAGATGCACCTATTATATGGCTTATTACTGCTGCTATATTTGGCTTTTTAGCTACTTGGCTTGTTCCTATAATTGGCGGCGGAATATTAGGCGGTATATTGGCTGTAATATTTTGTTTCTTTTTTGCTGTTGTATCTGCAAGAATGGTTGGAGTTATTGGTGCTAGTAACAACCCTGTTTCTGGTATGACTATTGCTACTCTTTTAATTGTTGCTACTGCTTTCAAATTAACAGGTAATATTGGCGAAGAGGGTATTAGAATGTCTCTTGTTGTTTGCGGTGTTGTATGTGTATCTACTGCTACTGCGGGCGGAGTTGCTCAGTCTTTGAAATCTACTTTTATAATAGGTGGTTCTCCTAAGAATATACAAATTGGTATGTTTATAGCTCTTTGTGTGGCTTCTGTTGGTGCTGCTGCTACTGTTATACTTATGCAAACTGCTTATGGTATTGGTAGTGAGGCTGTTCCTGCTCCTCAGGCTACTTTGATGAAACTTATAGTTGAAGGTATTATGACTGCTCAGTTGCCTTGGACTTTGGTTATAATTGGAGCTTCTATTGCAGTATTTTGTGCTTTGGCTAAACTTCCTATACTTCCTGTGGCTTTAGGTTTATATTTGCCTATCACTTTAACTACTACTATATTTATTGGCGGTATAGTGAGAAAATTAGTTGAAATGAAGTTTAAAGACAAAGAAGAAGAAAAAACTGAGGCTGTTGAAAAAGGTATATTACTTGCTTCTGGTTTGGTTGCAGGTGATGCTATAACTGGTATATTTATAGGTGTTATGGCTGCTTTGAACATTGCTATTAATTTTGGTTCAAAAATTGTTCCTCAAAGTAATGCCATTACATTTATAATATTTATATTGTTTGCAGCTTGGATTTATAAGTATTCTGTAAGCAAGGATAAGAAATAA
- a CDS encoding flavodoxin, protein MSDKIAIIYWSATGNTELMAQSVEKGIKKSGGEVDTFSVSSFNTSDIDNYSKLALGCPAMGAEVLEESEFQPFYDAIRDKLSNKKVVLFGSYDWGDGEWMRNWQEDVKSTGASLVKDGLITNLTPDDNATDECITLGEELAKA, encoded by the coding sequence ATGAGTGATAAAATAGCTATAATATATTGGAGTGCTACAGGCAATACTGAGCTTATGGCACAAAGTGTAGAAAAAGGTATAAAAAAATCTGGAGGAGAGGTTGATACATTTAGTGTATCTAGTTTTAACACTTCAGATATAGATAATTATTCAAAATTAGCATTAGGATGTCCTGCTATGGGAGCTGAGGTTTTAGAAGAATCTGAGTTTCAGCCTTTTTATGATGCAATAAGAGATAAACTTTCTAACAAAAAGGTCGTTTTATTTGGCTCTTATGATTGGGGTGATGGCGAATGGATGAGAAATTGGCAGGAAGATGTAAAGAGTACTGGGGCTTCTTTAGTAAAAGATGGTTTAATTACAAATCTCACTCCAGATGATAATGCTACTGATGAATGCATTACATTAGGAGAAGAATTAGCTAAGGCGTAA
- a CDS encoding PqqD family peptide modification chaperone — protein MKDNKFLLDKFLKEEDKHNFVLYVPEIIHTNWKINDNGKVLLIFDVNNPITKIASWLLKKKPIKDIEFDELCTSAWLNIDGERCIFEIAKIQKQNSNDNFKDSLIRLIKFMHYIQGRRWIRYKKVKSKEDVDISK, from the coding sequence ATGAAAGATAATAAATTTTTGTTAGACAAATTCTTAAAAGAAGAAGATAAGCATAATTTTGTATTGTATGTTCCAGAGATTATACACACCAATTGGAAAATAAATGATAACGGAAAAGTGCTTTTAATATTTGATGTTAATAACCCCATTACAAAAATAGCTTCTTGGCTTTTAAAAAAGAAACCTATTAAAGATATAGAATTTGATGAACTATGCACATCCGCTTGGCTTAATATAGACGGAGAGAGATGCATATTTGAAATAGCTAAAATACAAAAACAAAACTCTAATGATAATTTTAAAGATTCACTTATAAGATTAATAAAGTTTATGCATTATATACAAGGCAGAAGGTGGATAAGATACAAGAAAGTAAAATCAAAAGAAGACGTTGATATATCTAAATAG